gAGGAAACCTTTGAAAATTTGTTTCTCTCATCTTGGTGTGGCTCCAGGAGTCTAACTCAGATCGCTTGGATGCACGGCAAACGCTTCcatccacggagccatctccctcTCCTCATAGGTTTATTTCCTCTAGAAATTTCTCTAGGAAATATTTTTGTCAGGGGCTTACTGACCAGCATATTGACCTGTGAAAGCATCACTTCGTTTGCTGCTTAGTTTCTTCAAACCTGATTAAATTGCTACagttaattttttatgtgtgGAGACCAGCGAGAAACCTCAGGTATCTGGAGACTGGCTCATCAGGTGGAACCCGACAGCAGAACCAGAACCTTCCAGATTCTCAGCCAATGCAAGGGCCTTTCTAATCCCACCCACAGAGGGAAGGATGGGGCTGGTGCCACTCAGAGCATCGCCCTGACTCTGTCCTCGCCACACTGTGACAAGGGTCACGGCAACATCTCCCTCCTCCACCACAGCTCTCACAGATTCCCTTCTTATGTGCTTAAATGGCTTCTGCTATATTGAGTATATGTTGTCTTTTCAAattcaattcaattaaaaaatattctaattaaCAAGTAATGTATAACACTGAATTTATTTCTTATACAAAATTTGCCATGTGTATCACGCACGAACTGTTTTACAGTGGatcattcctttctctttgagTTTCTTCTCCTTCGAAATCCATGAAGCAGGTGATTTTCATCCTTTGTttgtgaaaaatgaaaagaaatgaaagaattcatCATGGCAGCAGCCTGGCTCGGAAGCTCCAGACAAAGGGCAGGGGACAAAAAGGAGGGAATTCTGTCCCAGGGCTGCAGGCCCAGGCAGGGGTTGTATCATCAGGTAGGACAGATCTGCAGGGCCCAGAGCCAGGAGGAGCCAGGTCCTGGAAAAACACTGTCAGTGGAGGAACTTGAGCCAGGCAGGACATGATTTCATgacatggagacaggagagtTCCTTCCTTCAGCCTTGTCAGCTCACCTCAGCTCAGGAGTCCTGCAGAGCACAGGGGACAGTGGAGTTTCCAGACCTAATTCTGCAGTGGCTTCTCTCCCCCCTCAGGCCTCCCTGACTGCAAGACAGTGAGGAGAGAGAACTTCTTGAGCTTCAGAGCACAGGCCTTCAGTAAGTGCGAGAAACAAGGCTCAGTATCCTGGGATCTATATCTTcccctgtgtgtctgcctggtgTCCCTCACACCCCAGCCCACCCTGTAGGGAAAGCAGATCTGTCTCTGAGGGAAGACTGAAAGGTATTACCTGTCGGCTGGAGTCCAGACTGTCCTAGAGAAGAGAATTAAGTGCATGGAGGCAGATCTGTCCCCCTCCTTCCACATGACCCTAGACTCTGAGATTCCTCTGGCACCACTGCCCACAGCATCCAGGGCAGAGGGGAGTGTGGACAGACAGAGGGACTCAAAGTCCCAGTCACACAGCAGCCAAGTGGCTCttcctccactcttcctctgttctgACTTCTCAAGTCAGAATCCCATTAAATTTCCCATCCGCATTTGTTACCATGTACTAGTATCTGCAGACTGTTGGGTTCAGAGATAACTGAAACCTGAGACACCCTGAGAACAAAGTCATGTCTCTTCTCTGAAATGCCACGAGCCTTGGCCACCACCAGGATTCAAAGGGTCAGGAGCTTCCTTCCCACCTGCTCCACTCCACTGTGACAGGGCTGGTCAGGCTGGGATGCTCCACCTGGCAGGTGTAAACCTCTCCACTCTGAGGAACCGTCTCCAGCATCACCAGGGTCTGGAAGGTCCAGTCTCCACTCCTTACCTTTCTGGTTCCTGAAGTAGGTGAACAGTCCCAGCCCGAGGAAGAGCAGACCCAGCACGAAGCCCCCGACTCCACTCAGCATCTTCTTCTGTGCAGATGAGGACTGAGCCCCTGAGAAGGAAGCCGGGTTTAGAGGTTTTCACCCCAAATCTTGTTTCCCTCTTGGGGCCCCTAGAGTCAGAGATTTAAGACCAAGGAAGAAGCCTGTTCTAGGGGAGCTGTACTCGAACACCCTGCTGATGTTTGGAAGCAGTCAAACAACAAGAGGTTCACAGCATGAAGAGATTTAATATGGCTGCCCTGAGCTGAGCTGACAGGAAGcccctgagctctgaggatgCACAGTCCTGAGGCTGACAGAGCTAAGCAAAGGCAGAGCTGAGACTGGACGTCCCTGAGGTCAGCCATAACCCTGCGCTGCTCCTTGTCCATCATCTCCATGAGCAGCAACAGAAACACAacccagccagaggcagaggctgcagcCAGGGCCAAGCAGGTCCTTGGTCTGGTGATGTCACTGAAGGCTCAGGAGAGTGTGTGGGAGCATAACTGTTTCCCAGGGGCAAAGGTGCTCGTAGAAGATCACACACCTACCCCTGTGAGCCATGATGAAGGAGAGAACAGCACAGAACCAGTGGAAATAGTGTGTGGGAAAAGAGAGCTGATGGGTAGGGGTAAGACCCGCTCTATAGGTGGCGGGTTCGCACAGTTAGAGCTGACAGGCAGGGGTAAGCCACGCCCCTCCTGGGTGGGCCGGGATTCTCAGGGTCAGGAGCTTCCCACTCACTCCACTCCACTGTGACAGGGCTGGTCAGGCTGGGATGCTCCACCTGGCAGGTGTAAACCTCTCCACTCTGAGGAACCGTCTCCAGCATCACCAGGGTCTGGAAGGTCCAGTCTCCATTCCGGATCAGGCCCGTGGTCACGACCCGAGTCTTCTCCTCCTGGCCATTCCGGAACCATCTGATTTCAATCTGGCTGGGGTAGAAGCCTCTCACGGAGCAGACCAGGAGGTTGTGGTGCTCCTGGGGCTCTGTCTTTGTCGATACACAGTCACCACAGGCTCAActagaggagaaggggaggtgaGAACAGGTCATGAGGGCAGAGCTGTCCCCCAGGTTGGCTGTGTCTGCCTCCACCCACCCAGGCTGAGGTCCAGACAGGACTCAGAGTCTAACACAGTTGTCTGGACTTAGTGTCTGTTCTCTCACGTTAGCTATCAGCGCCACTCTGTGGAGGAATCCCCAGCTGCAGGTGGATGCCCTGGTAGGGAAAGAAAAGCTTATCCCCCAGCTGTTGCAATTTCTCCATCAGCTAAGTACATAAGTTGTGTCTCTGGGTTCTGTCTTTTCTGGTGTCTAGAGGGCAGCAGTTCTGTGTGCGAGGCAGGAAGTCTTACTGAGAACTCTTTCTCATCTCCCTTTGCAGGACTCTGAATAAATCAACTTTATCACATCTGCGGTCAGTGTTCTAATGTGTGTCACCCGGGGAGCTGCTGTCTCCTCAGCAGGGGCCGTCAGTGTGTGCTGCAGGGTTTAGGGACTGTGTGCAGTCTCCTCAGCAGGGGCCGTCAGTGTGTGAGCTGCAGGGTTTAGGGACTGTGTGCAGTCTCCTC
The nucleotide sequence above comes from Microtus pennsylvanicus isolate mMicPen1 chromosome 7, mMicPen1.hap1, whole genome shotgun sequence. Encoded proteins:
- the LOC142854248 gene encoding LOW QUALITY PROTEIN: H-2 class II histocompatibility antigen, E-S beta chain-like (The sequence of the model RefSeq protein was modified relative to this genomic sequence to represent the inferred CDS: inserted 1 base in 1 codon), with product MVCLWLSRGPWVAVVVLTLMVLSSSVALVRDPRPRFMAQVKHECHFYNGTQRVWLLDRYFYNQEENVRFDSDVGEYLAVTKMGELEAKNWNSRKELLEDARAGVDTYCRYNYRILESFTEQRRVEPVVTVYXTKTEPQEHHNLLVCSVRGFYPSQIEIRWFRNGQEEKTRVVTTGLIRNGDWTFQTLVMLETVPQSGEVYTCQVEHPSLTSPVTVEWRAQSSSAQKKMLSGVGGFVLGLLFLGLGLFTYFRNQKGQSGLQPTGLLS